Within the Miscanthus floridulus cultivar M001 chromosome 2, ASM1932011v1, whole genome shotgun sequence genome, the region ATTGatgcatatatgcatgcataAATGCAGGCAATGTGTATTACCCCAACGCTGGTCTGCCGCCCATGTGGCAGCAATATGGCAGCAACGGCAGCATCCCTCCTCCGCCGGGATGGCACCAGCACGGCGGCGGGAACCCGCTGTCGCCATCGCCGGGCTCGATGGCGGCGCCCCTGAGCGGCGAGATGTACTCGTCCGGCCCCCACGGTCCTCCCCTCCCTCCACCCTCACCCAACGTTGCGCTGGGGTTCTCCAAGAGCTCCTTCTCGTACGAGGAGCTCGCGGCTGCGACGTCGGGCTTCTCGTCGGCGAACATGCTGGGGCAGGGCGGGTTCGGGTACGTGTACAAGGGCGTGCTCGCTGGCAGCGGGAAGGAGGTGGCGGTGAAGCAGCTCAAGTCCGGCAGCGGGCAGGGGGAGCGCGAGTTCCAGGCGGAGGTGGAGATCATCAGCCGCGTGCACCACCGCCACCTGGTGTCGCTCGTCGGCTACTGCATCGCTGGCAACCAGCGCATGCTCGTGTACGAGTTCGTGGCCAACAACACGCTGGAGCACCACCTGTATGCCAAGGACGGGCCCGTCATGGACTGGAACACCCGCATGAAGATCGCGCTCGGCTCCGCCAAGGGCCTCGCCTACCTCCACGAGGACTGCCATCCTCGGATCATCCACCGCGACATCAAGGCCTGCCAACATCCTGCTGGACAACAACTTCGAGGCCATGGTGGCGGACTTCGGGCTGGCCAAGCTCACCACGGACACCAACACGCACGTGTCCACGCGCGTGATGGGCACCTTCGGTTACCTGGCGCCGGAGTACGCGTCCAGCGGGAAGCTCACGGACAGGTCGGACGTCTTCTCCTTCGGCGTCATGCTGCTGGAGCTGCTCACGGGGCGCCGCCCCATCGACACCACCAACTACATGGAGGACAGCCTCGTGGACTGGGCGCGCCCGCTGCTGGGTGCCGCGCTGGCGGGCGAGACGGGCTTCGCCGAGCTCGTCGACGCCCGGCTGGGAGGCGAGTACTCGGCCGTGGAGGTGGAGCGCTTGGCGGCCTGCGCCGCCGCCAGCACCCGCCACTCGGCCAAGCGCCGCCCCAAGATGAGCCAGATCGTGCGCGCGCTGGAGGGAGACGCGTCGCTGGAGGATCTGCACCAGGACGGCGTCAAGCCGGGGCAGAGCGTGCTCTTCTCCGGCGGTAGCTCCGACAGCATCTCCCGACTAAGGCAGATCGCCTTCGACAGCGGCGAATACGGCGACTACACCTCGGACTACAGCACCGACTCCTCAATCGGTGGCCGACCGCCGCGCAGGCCATGATTTGATTTGTCAAAACTAACAATTTACTAGCACAAAGTAAAGCTACAGTCTAcacatatgtgtgtatatatatatacacattgcAAATTAGATTGAACGAGGGAGATTGAGAGAGCTCTTAACTAATTTGAGGGAGATCGATAGTTAACCTATGGATGCAAGCGATGATAACATGTAGCGTGACTGCCGTATCTGGCTTCGTGTTGGTGGGTGAGCCTCGTTAATGCCCGGCCTTGACTGCACGTAGCGGTGTGAATCAAAAGTAAATCCGTAAAATatgctcaaagcagagttgaatgtcaagaaaGGATACCCGTACATACACTTAGTGTTGGAGTTGTTctaaattcactccaggatataggccgggcttctgacggagcgaagcggaggcccgtcgccggaggcttgggccggagcgtagcggagtctgaagccgacccatcaggtctcgcccctgtgctcggggggtgcggggggcggagcccccgcggtatggtacggtatatacacccttgctagggtttcgtggagacttgattctcttgtaagccgccataggtgtgtaacccaaaactcttgagatagtgagattgttgctggctggtgcccgtggtttttccccttcacatcggaggggttttccacgttaaatcgtgtctcctctgtggcttgattctgtacttcatattcctatacgtcgttcttAACACTTAGCCTGTCTATAAAATTTTTGTAATGGACGACGTCGGAGGGCTTCTTATAATGTTTCCAATATGTCAAAAATAGTACTTGATGCCTGACTACTACACTGCCTCTGACGTAAACTTGACAGCTTGCACTGGATcttgtggccttctgttcccctcagcaacagagatgggcatcctcaattctcccattgatttgctcattttgtcaagcaaaattccacgagttcgaggcCTCGGCTTCCTTGCTCTTCTCGGCAATGGTACTACATAGTGTTCATACATTCATATAATTAGAAAaataacatggatatcaaatagctagtgcgaattgattgatagacatttgtaaggtaataccaaccttcGTAACTTCCACTATTCTACGGGTGGGGGGAGACAGGAGTTTTCTGAGAGAACTCATCTTCGGCATGCCTATCATCATCTGGCCGTGAACAGTCTCTCACTAGGGCTAGCTAGGGGGGCGCTGTCCCAATAAATGTCTCTAGTCAATTCATGAATTTGGAATTGATCCCTGGGTACATGTGTCGGTGGTGTTAGAGAATTGTGTTCATCTTGTGTTGATACCTCTAGCCTTTTGCTAGCGGCAGCCTTCCGAGTACAAACTCCATGAGTCAACTCTCCTGGTCATGTTAAATTCACTCGCTTGGACTGCCTTCGCCTAGGACTCATGGCGGCGCTGCCTTTTGTCCGGTTGGCAGAGCCTCCTCTGTGGCTTATTCGACCCAGACTctgaaattggagatacaaacttaagcagcaagtATGTACAATTGAATTGCTATCCAAATAGTAAAACATTGCATTGCTACCTACACCCGCTccgaactaaatacaagatagaacaagcacctcaattgttAGGGGCACTGGCTCATTTTCTAATAAGTCTGAACACTACAAGAATTGTGTTGATCCATGACAGTTTTTTATGACTGATTTTTTTTCGTCATAGATTTACAGAACCAGACATGGGTCCTCTTGAAGCCCAACTTTGGGTCTAGATTCTGTGACGAAATTGATGTACCGTCACTGTTGATATCTAACACTCGTCATAGTGCCTCTTTGCCACATTTAATGCCACCATGGCATGCTGACATGGCCGTGGAGCCATTTGTTAGTTTTCTCTGTTATCAAAAAATTATGCACCAATGGAGAATCAAACTTGTGATCTCTTGATTCTGATGCTGCACACAAGACCACTACAATATTGTGCTCTTATGTGTTAGAATCTAGAAATTAGTTTTGTTTTACTCACAATATTATTTATTTCAAATTGTTAAACAAAGCCGGATGGAAAAATAactaaaacaaaagttatagatctcgatgtgttctacaactttgttgttgacgaTGTTATCATTTGAAATTAGTTACTATCCCAAAATTCTTTTTAAAGTTCTCTTATtcagaaatttaaattttgaattacaCAAATgaactcggatggagaaatgatcaaaacaaaagttgtagatctcgacgaggcCTACAACTTTTTTGTTTAccactttttcatttgaagtcatttagtatactaaaattctatttgaagttctcatattttgaaattcaaatttcaaattgtcTAAGCAATGTCGGATGGAGAAACGATCAAGACAGAAGTTGTAAATCtccatgagttctacaactttgatgttgatgCCTTttccatttaaaatcatttacttCCTCAAAATTTTATTTAAAGTTGTCAAattgtgaaattcaaaatttcaaattgttCAAACTAACTCATATGGAGAAAGGACAAAagcgaaagttgtagatctctgtGAGTTCGACAACTTTGTAGTTGGCTACTTTTTCATTTAAGATAATTTACTACACCAAAattctatttgaatttcttttaTTTTGAAAGTCAAATGTTGAATTACTGGAAAAAGTCAGAtggacaaatgaccaaaatagaagttgtagatcttaatgagttttacaacttttatgttcatgactttttaatttgaaatcatataCTCTCTCAATATATTGTTTCAAGTTACCATTTTTTTAAATTGTAATTTTAATTTTTTCATACAaaatcacatgaaaagatgaccaaaataacttAATAGAgtgtgattttagaaaattttagaaaaaaagatCATcgcatttgaagttagtatgtgTGAGAAAGACTTGTTACAAGTtgagccagagattaaaaaaagaaatcacacttgttacaagaacaagtgtgatttctctttttaatctcaggCTAAAACTTGTAATTTGTCTTTTTTCCTTGTACTAacatcaaatgtgatgattttttttctaaatttttctaaaatcatgctctatcaatttaatgtgttcttacagctattattttggtcatgttttcATGTGACTTTATTTGAACAATTgaatatttgaatttaaaaaaatgacacctTCAAACAACGTTTTGAATaagtaaatgattttagctgaaaaattcataaaaataaaagttttagaactcatcaagatctacaacttttattttggtcatttcttcatcagaCAAATTGCCATTATACATTATCATAAATTGACAtatctctcgtatagtttatctCGATGGGTTctataactttgttgttgatgactttttcagctaaaatcatttagtatttgaaaatattgtttgaagttgtcatattttaaaattcaaattcaaactgtCCAAACAAAGTCATATAAAAAAATGACCAAaaaaaagttgtacatatcgatgcattatacaactttgttgttgataatttttccatttgaaatcatttactacccgaaaaatctatttgaatttcttatattttgaaattcaaattttatataatttaatcaaactcggatggagaaatgaccaaaacgaaagtggtagatctcgatgagttctacaactttatttttgtAACTTTTTCACATGAGTTCATTTAGTATCCTAAAATACAatttgaagttctcatattttgaaattaaaTTTTTTAATTTGTTGGGCTTTTGAGGCTCCCAACTTGAGCTTGGGCCTTGTTGGGCTTTTTAGGCTCCCAACCTTAGCTTGGGCctcacttttgcttttgggccacTAAAACCCACAGGCCTATTAAGGCTGTGGATGATCATAGCCGTTGATCTAAGATGGATGGCTGAGATCTGGTCGGCTAAATACGAACTCATATAAAACTTGACCAAACCCTAATGCCCTCACTCTTTTGGCTCCCTCTCCTATTCGTCTGCGCCAACCCGGCGCAGGCCACCTCAACGCCGGCCGCCTCTCCCTCCCAACGCCCGCTACCTCCCACTCCCATGTCGGCGGCGTGGGCCAACGCACCTCTCCCTCCCCTGCGCAGGCCCACCCCCATGTTCCTCCCCCATGCCTTACCCTCCTAGGCGCACCTGAAGCAGCCTTTGAAGCACAGCACTTGAATCCATGAGCGCCTGCAGCGGCTTCTGAAGCGGCGCAGCACCTGCTGGTGCCCTCAGGTGACGGCACAACAGCTGCTGGTGCCCGTAGGTGAAGGGCTCTAACACGTGCATGGCTAAGGGCGGCATGGATCCGGACGTTGGCGCCGTGGTTCCAGGCGGAGGCAACCTGACGTCATGAACGAAGCTGGTGAGATCCTCTTCCTTCCTACCATTTTGGATTGGCTCCTTTCCAACCACTTGACGAATAGGATTAAGGTTTAGTAGACAAATAGGATGCAAGGTTGTAGACAAATAGATTACAGGTCGGATGAAGAATAGGATGCAGTAGCTGGCAACATCCAAATATTATATGAAATAGAGATAACTAGTAAGTGCATAGGCAAAAAAAGTCATGAAATAGAAATAACTGGTAATATTATATGAAATAAAAAGTTTCTAGTAGATCCTAAACAAGGCAGTAACAGAAATTAGCATTTTAATTTTCACCCATATAGAGTTACAGGTAGTTTTCACCCATATAAAATTAGCTTACAAAATCAGCTATTGTTTCTTTCTATCACATGCTTAATCAACTAACGATGTCTTCCTAGTTGCACTAGGGTACTAGATGTCTGATTGGGTACAAATAGCTTTGATGAATGAACAAAAGCTAACAACCACCTGCTGTTATTGCTGTGTTGAAGTAACATACTTGCTGAAGTAACAACCACATAATTGTTGCCTTCAACTTTTATGAAatgctatttttttcttttcctttgaaTTCAGTTTCAGCGGAGGCAGACGTTGCAACATTCGTTAGCAGCCAGATGGTTCCCTGTTCAGCTAGGAGAGAATGGTATTGCTGCATCCTCTAGTTGATATATGGCATTGTAAGTGCACGACTATCCTGAAGTATAGCTCGGAGTGCACATAAAAATTGTTATCTGTGGAGTATGTTTTACTGCTGCCCTATCTTCTACATATAAATTTGTGAGTATGTTTTGCTGATGCCCTTTTCATTTTCAGGACAAAAAATGGTGGTACaaacaagaaaaaataattaTGGCTTCCTCACTGAGTATGAGAAGCAAAGGTTGCTAGCATTGCAAGGAATAAAAGGGTTCTGGAATCCTATGATGTCCttgacatgagcagcagcaacaccCGTCCAAGAGAAAAAAAATGTGATTTGTCTTATAAATATACACAACTACTAATATTCTAAATTGTTCCATTCTATACAGTATAGTAATCTAGTGTTAGCCATTCTCTGTACTGTCTTACTTGTATCCAGCGTTATAGTTTTTGTGAGCTCACTATTTTTTTCATAAATGCTTCCAGTACTTAATGCTCGTTATATCAATTGTTTTTTATGTGCCCCTTGCTGCTACTTCAGTTTTCCTCATGCCTATCACAAAATTGCCCATCACTCTACCTATTTCAATTAACTTCACTCTGCCTATTTCAATTAACTTGCTGGATTATTTAAAGGTGTTATTACTACCAAGTTAGACATTGTTTAGTTGTGACTAGAAATGAGTCATTTGATTGATTAGCTGGATCATATCCTACTGTTCTCTCGTTGTTGCTAGTACATGAGTTTCTATGCATATCAGCATCTATCTCCATCTTTCTCTATTCTGATGAAGCTAAAAATTTTACAACTGTTTGGCCACGTATGTGTAGGGATTCATTGAAAAGGCTGACCGTTCATATGTTTCATGGTAGGAATGAGGAGTGTCCTTTGATGCTGTAGTGGGCAAAGTGCCATGGTGTCTGTTGGGTATTGTGATGTGGTTTTGGATAGGTTGTAATTATGTTCTATGAGATGTGAAGGTTGTAATGTGTTCCGTTTATgtgcttgttgatggtcactaacatcaattataaactgtcaacataacctacatttaTATTTGGGGAAATTGGCTGGCTTCCCCATAGTGGTGgtcgtttgctggcggacacccaaagtggagctgtatgctagaagacactctggtttgttgtaattatgccagaggacaccgcgggccggtttccaccggttgaggagagagaaaaattcagtttggacatccggtgcccctgatTCATGTTTGGGTCTAGAGGATGACGCGTAGGCCAGGGCTGGTGGGTTCGGCCTGCCGCACTATTCTATGATCCAGCTATTGCACTATGCTATGGACTACACGCTCCCACTCTTGGTTCATGCGAACTACGTCCATAGATGGAAGAGGTGGAGGCACTTCCGTGTGGGTCCCACGAGATGAAGTGTCACCGGCTCATTGGCCTGGGTGACGTGGACAGGTGCTCGGCTTTGGATGCCGTCGCGTGGGTGCCACCCTAGCCCACCATTCCCTATATGTGCGGTCACAAATGAGCGAGCAGAGTAGGGAGGCAGCGGTGGCATAGGCGAGCGTGGCTCCGGTAGCTTCTTAGACGGGCGGTGAGGAGTTCGGCTCCCGCTGTGTTCGACTCTGGCGTGGGGAGCTCCATGGCCCGACACGGTGCGGGCCGAGGCTGAGCATGCCGGAATGGAGAGAGCGGGAGACCAGAGTATGGCGGGCAGGGAGAgcaaggatgaggaggaggcttgGCTGGGCGACGAAGCAAGGCAGGCGCAGGGCGGCGGTACTGGTGGCGTTTGGCTCTGGCAGCTGGGTGAGAGGAGGTACGGCTCCGACGGCTATGGCTCACAGCGAGGGCCAAGGCGACGTCGTGGGTCAGTGCGAcgcagctccggcggcggcgactTCGACGCTGCGGTGGCCCCAACAGATGCGAAGGGAAGGGGCGAACAGAGGGAGCCAGAGccagagcatgatgtcgagcggCGGCCAGCCGAACGGCGACCTCGGTGGTCAGCTTGCGGGTCTCTGCTCGGGACGGACGTGCCAGCGTGAGAGCTCCACTGCCGCCTTTGCCCCAACCATGGCTCAGCTGCTCACCGGCCTTGTCTAGCCCCTGCCCTAGCTCGGCTGCTCccagaggaagaaggaagaagatgacgaGTGGGGCCCGCTCttagagggagagagtggagcgGACGGTGCAGAGCGCGGTCGCCGCTGTCTTCGCCAATGCGCTGGCACAAAAGCTGCTGAACCTGGTCCCCAGCCTATCATGGGCGCTGCTATCCAGTTCAGCGGCGTGGAGGCGTTCGACATCCCATTCCAGTTTAGCGGCATGGAGGCGAGGCTGGAGGAGCTAGACATCGATGCACTCCGGCACGTCCTCCGCGTGCGGTCCGGCGAGGCGCTGGTTGTCAGCGTGGTCGGGCAACTGCATCGCCTCCCGGTGGTCGATGATGCCGGTGGCAGGAGTAGGCATGTCACGGGCAGCAGCTGCCTAACCCCTATGCAGATCATCGCACGGTCCAGCCCAAGCAGCTTCGGTGAGCTGTTGGAGCGGGAGATCAACACGCGGGCACCGTGGTGGAGGCCACGGTGTCGGCGTCGGGCGTGGAGGCCCGCACCATGCTGGGCGCCGCCGAGGGCGTCATGGATGACCTGGTGGCACTGGTGGAGGAGAAGGCCAACGCCCGCGCCGTGCGCGTCAGGATTCGGGCCCTATTCGCGCTGTGCCTGGCCAAGGAGAACCGTCTACGCGTCATGGCGGCGGGCGCCGTGTCGGCGCTAGCGGGGCGCGTGGCGGAGGGCGACACCAGGGAGCTCGAGCGCGCGCTGGTGGCCATGGAGCACCTATGCCGTGCCAAGGGTGGGCATGACGCCATGGTCACGGGGGCCGGGGGCGGGGCCAGAGGCGGGGCCACGGCCGTGGTGGCGCTGGTGCGCACCATTGCTGGGTCGAAGGCAGTGTTGGGCTGGCATTCTTCACGTGGTCTGGCCGGGGAGATATTTGCCGGTAGCCATGGTAGGGCCACagcgcaggcggcggcggcgcttcgTCCAGCGTAGGGGCCGGTTAACCAGACCAGGCTTGGGTCGGTTATTAGCTAGTCCAACCAGACCCAAACATGGCTCagggcaccggatgtccaaactgaatttttctctctcctcaaccggtggaAACCGGCCCGCGGTGTCCTTTGGCATAATTACaacaaaccagagtgtcttctagcataCAGCTCCACTTTGTGTGTCCGTCAGCAAACGACCACCACTGTGGGTGTTCGCCAGCCAATTTCCCctttatatttaattccatcaccaaacataggtataggggtttaaactaatgaatttcatgagctttggtaaatatttgtatgtaggaggatttatctagaaaacagcttctagaaccactgtcatacactccaaacaagtaAACCGATGACGACAAGTGATTCAACTTGCGAAAACtgcgaaagacaactctagaatgTTCCAGAGGACATCACGCTAAAGCTTGCTCCAAATGGCCATGAAAGTGGTCTGGCCGGCCCAAGCCCTAGGCCAGTCGGCCTGCTTCGGAGTCTGTTTGCCCTTCGCCGCATCGAATGCGTTTTCAAGATCTACATCGTTAATTTAAGGTGGTTTATAGTCGGTGCATCCAACGGTGATCAAGGGAATTGATGTGGATTGATGACATAGCGATtctttgccccctactccaccttggccTATATGTAGCAGCCCTAATCCCCTatagccatcctaaaaccctaattcatattatgaggatcagagccagctatgaaaagaagattagtcctccgtAAGATCTAGTCTcctaaataatagtgagatagagagtgagagaagagtttggagTAGGTGCCAGCATGTCGGTGCTCTCTATGGCTTTTATCTAGGTGGATCCAAGTTTtacttgagcttgcctttgaGATATCTCTgttaatcaacttctgattcaagtaagcatcttgtttatattgttcttcaggttcataactttcttttgagtgctttattctctttctagggggagtagagtgttaatcataagtgtaagcatggtgcttagacttaggttaatcgtggatgcaccctgtatTTCCgaaggtggtagatcgcgtgagtgacataagttctatatagcctgtactatataaCTTCGTTGAtaatttgtagtccacctcccgttagtaggcgcATGTAGGACGCGGttgtgaaggaaagcatcctctactagTGTCTTTCCCAGTAATATCTCTAGTTGAATAGTAAGaaacataagcttacccaagtcagaactagagaactttagttatcctttCTATGCTGCTATTTATCCTAacattgttgctacccttagttaagttagaccgtagttagtctcacacgttttcctgtggatacgatacttggaatacctccgggtgaaagctacagcgttATCCGTATGCTTACGAATTTATCtgtgcattaaatataccaacaagcatttctagcaccgttgtcggggaaacggttgctgaattaacttcaAGCCTAACTTAATATTTTATCTTTTActttttagcatggattccactcctatctatgaatatgctaaacccacgagcgcaagcctaGAGCCACTAAAATCTTCAAAGCCCatcctaacacctagctatgagctgtgcccatgttttataaaattgatttgggataaatccttctcaggagaaggcaacaaaaaacccatactcacacctacaagagtcggaacagacctgtgcatgcttgcatatcactggcatgtctgacaaaaccaTAAGATGGATgttgtttctgttctctttgatgggaagagctaaacagtGGTATAGTCAAACTATGGGAAGTATGCAAGAAGATTAGGAATCGTTGTGCTCTAAATTTTatttacgtttctttcccatctctaaagtagtcagccttcaaaaagaggttctaaattttagacaactagaagaagaatctcttggtacattgTGGGATCGTTTGAACAAACTCATCATCACTGGTccggaccttgccattcaagaccctgtacttcttcaatatttttacatgggtcttagcaaagactccatggaatcccttgatgtagcctctagaggagctttccttcatctgtctgcttgtgaagcaaggtctatgcttgatagaattagtggaaagactccctacactagcattcataatgaactcctcgaggaagagaaggaatcatctcctgaacaagaagagaaagtttggatagccaaatcacaaccacttcaatcccaagGTTTACCTATCAATCCCGAACCATCTATACCCCAAAATCGTAACcctccaaaggaagaagaaattcaactttttgaaatttcttgtgaggatgatctttttgatgCTGATTTtaggaaaagcttaaactttttACTACATAAGAAaccttcgagtgaatataattcaattCCTCTCGAGAagagatctcttagaaagtgtcctTATTTCCATGTAGAACATTggaaagaattcaaggatggcatgtctagtgaacccatagaaggagagcccaGTCATTTAGAAGAAAtccctatcttctccccttctatacccacattagatgtctcattcaaACCCATCCTTGATCCCAATGATTTcttttatgctctttctccttaaacttatgatgatcctagaaatccaccaagaAACCCTAAGCAtgggagtcatgaaggccacaaggatgaccCAAAAGAGTAAGgacaatggctggaatgtattaagaacttgtatgccgttgctaaagaatggatggacaaggatgaaGCCTTATGAGTAgtatccaaacttggcttagatccaaacggtgagcttaaatcaatctctttaataaacatgactcatccaagttgaggaggccttagacgagatcaacctgagagccaccaatccatgggaaatcttggacaataaaacgtccaatgaatgtcataggcatggaatgatggagataaTATTTCTGCATATGGACATTCATGTagaaacacccttagagcttgaaaaggaagataacatcaattagcatggaagttatttcatgaacacctcatcaaatccatgctcgcatgagaaatctcctgaattaattggtctctccaacatttcCACACataagatcttcaaccccctcattctCCTTGTTCATTAAggctttgaaagggtggttgtagatgcatatgtttatcataaatattgcagatctcgttgtgtgaatcttgagataggtacacaaaagttgatgttggaggggaaaccacttcaccaacttgagtgcaattagaagatttcccaaggacgagcttttgTTCTAAAGCAAGCAATTttaggagataacatgagctttcactttttgctataatgcccttgtgaagtgagcatagaaacataattgtaAAAATATTCCctcgggtatttttgtcactaaccattctaggtttgaagcaaaaagaatgaaggatggtGACTCAAGGTATGtgcaaccaatcatcatgcaacactgaatcacatccatccaaacttgactttatcttgcaaaattcaagcctgGGGATGGGCTTCTTTGAAAagtcttatgccatgttgctaattcatcttggttgtctctacctttaaatcatgctcaacttgctaaacaacaatcatgttcattcatctctatttgaataaatctctataatactttcatgctacctttattTATTATAGTATGtgtaggttttgaagtattttcatacaccttttaaattaggcatggtgcttagtttaaactattttcctgAATTAAATTAGACACGGTGTTTAGTTTTATTCTTGAACCAAGAGGTGTGTTGATTTTAATtctaaaggctttttaaattaagcgtggtgcttaggttaaaatgccttacTAAaacaaattagacatggtgtctagattGATTTTTGAGCTGATAGTATGCCTTAGTAGAtactagatattttgttggactaatccTATGCAGGAAACTtttaattcaatattggtaagtcacgagatgaattcaaatcggagATGAAGGAAGACACAACTCACTcatcatggatggaagaactgtaagtaccaaagttcattcactttgtcttttgttgcatgttacctttgccttgagccatgcttgtataaaacatgatctctatACTGAAGTAATCCCAAcatcatcttttcattagcatagagggaattTACAAAATTGTGAacaaacaacccatgtttcaaaattgtatattcctttgggcatgtgttgtccac harbors:
- the LOC136536817 gene encoding U-box domain-containing protein 26-like; translation: MGAAIQFSGVEAFDIPFQFSGMEARLEELDIDALRHVLRVRSGEALVVSVVGQLHRLPVVDDAGGRNQHAGTVVEATVSASGVEARTMLGAAEGVMDDLVALVEEKANARAVRVRIRALFALCLAKENRLRVMAAGAVSALAGRVAEGDTRELERALVAMEHLCRAKGGHDAMVTGAGGGARGGATAVVALVRTIAGSKAVLGWHSSRGLAGEIFAGSHGRATAQAAAALRPA